atttttacttctcCTCTTAAAGAGGATGCTAGGCAAACTGTGCAAATGCTAAACAATTCTTCGCATCGTTGCATGATGATAACTGGTGACAATCCTCTGACCGCCGTATATGTAGCTGAACAAGTTGGTATTGTTGAAAAGCCAACCCTCGTATTGGATATTAAGCATGAGAATGAAAAGATTTTAGAGTGGAAGAGCACAGATGATACAATCAATTTACCCATGAATCCTCATAAATCGTTGGAAGCTTCGTTGTACGAAAAGTATGATCTTTGTATTACCGGTCGTGCTTTGTCTCAAATTATCAATCCGGACGTTATTATGTCAATTTTTACTCACGCTTGGGTTTATGCGCGTGTTTCTCCTTCTCAAAAAGAATTCATGATCTCAACTTTGAAACACAATGGATATATAACTCTTATGTGTGGTGATGGTACCAATGATGTGGGTGCTCTTAAACAAGCACACGTTGGTGTAGCTTTATTAAATGCTTCGGAAGAAGATATGCTTGAAATGCAAGAGAGAGCTCGTAATCAGAAGTTGATGGGCGTTtatgaaaagcaaattcaACTTGCTAAAAGATTTAATCTTCCAACTCCTCCTGTTCCACCTGCACTTTGCCATGCTTTCCCTCCTGGTCCTAACAACCCTCATCGTGAAAAGACTCAAGAAGGCTTAAATAAGGTCCTGGAAGATTTGGAAACTAAGAAAGCTAGTGATGTTCAATTAACGGAAGCTGAGAAAGCTGCTGAAAGACGGGCAAATCTGGCTAACAAGATGTTTGACACTTTAGCAAACGCTTCTGATGATGAGGCACCGAAACTTAAGCTAGGAGACGCTTCTGTTGCTGCACCATTTACTTCTAAATTAGCTGTAGTTTCTTCGATAACCAACATTGTGCGTCAAGGTCGTTGTACTTTAGTTGCCCTCGTTCAAATGCATAAGATTTTGGCTCTCAACTGTTTGATCACTGCTTACTCGTTGTCAGTACTTCATCTGGATGGAATTAAATTTGGTGATACTCAATACACTATTTCGGGAATGTTAATGTctgtttgtttttactGTGTTTCACGGGCTCGTCCACTTGAAActctttcaaaagaaaggCCTCAAGCTGGAATTTTTAACACTTACATAATTGGTTCTGTTTTAGGTCAGTTTGCTATTCATATCGTTACCCTTATCTATATAACTCGTGTCGTTTATCTGTATGAGGATCCTTTAGAAAAGGTGGATTTAGAAGAAACCTTCAAGCCTTCTTTGTTGAATACTGCCATTTATTTGCTTCAACTTATTCAACAAGTCTCAACGTTTGCTATCAATTATCAGGGCCGTCCTTTCCGTGAAGCTTTAAGTGAAAATAAAGGAATGTACTATGGCCTTTTGGGCATTGCCTTTGTCGCTATTGCTGGTGTAACTGAGTTTTCGCCTGAACTCAACGCAAAACTTCAGTTAGTTAAAATGGCTTATAATTTCCAGATACAACTGTTAGCCACAATGGTTGTAGATTACGCGGCTTGTTGGATTATTGAAGAGCTTATGAAAAAATACTTCCGTGACAACAAGCCGAAGGAAATTGTTCTTCGTAATTAAGAACAATTATATAAGTGGGTTACACCTACTTATCTGTACAAGCTTAgataaatattcatttgaACAAACTGATGAGTAATTGCATTACTCACTGATGGGCAAGGATGTCAATTTTCTTCGGTCAGTATACAATATTTATCaccattttcaatttgattACTTGTtatgaatattttacatAGACTCAATGATTGATTCATTCTTGGcatatttgatttattaatttgGAATAGTGTAAGTGAGCTTTTTATAGGACGTAATAGATGCTTATTAgagataaaataatattcaCTTGTTAAAATCCTTCTCAGTAGCAAGGTGAAAGGCATATAAAATTTGGGATATTTCTATAAGCGCTATCCCATGATACTGGGACTTCGTAAATCCTCGAACGCTCAGCATATATCAAGCAATTGCGAAAACCGCTGAAAAATTGggataatttaatttaataaaaagagcTAAGCTcatttaaagtttttttttttaatgttcATCATTTTTGCCCTATTTTGaaccaaaattttacaGTTTTAATACGCATCGACCGATCGAGTTGAATTGGGGCTTTTCTGCATTAACTTATCGATACAATGCCTTTCTTCCTCAAAGAGCTTTCGTTAACGATTTCTCTGCATCCCAGTTACTTCGGTCCTAGAATGCAGGACTATTTAAAGGCAAAATTGTTGGCGGACGTGGAAGGCACATGCTCAGGTCAATATGGCTATATAATTTGCGTTTTGGACAGTAATACTATAGATATTGATAAAGGGAGGGTAGTTCCTGGGCAAGGGTTTGCCGAATTTGAGGTAAAGTATCGTGCAGTGTTATGGAGACCATTTCGTGGGGAAGTGGTCGATGCAATTGTTACAacagtaaataaaatgggATTCTTCGCAAATATAGGACCATTAAATGTCTTTGTCTCATCTCATTTGGTGCCTCCAGATATGAAGTTTGACCCTACTGCAAACCCTCCTAATTATTCTGGTGAGGATCAAGTTATTGAAAAGGGGTCGAATGTCAGACTTAAGATTGTCGGTACAAGGACTGATGCAACCGAAATTGTAAGTTTCCCAATAGTTcacaatatttattttgcttaATTAATCGTGTTACTAACATAATATCTAGTTTGCCATTGCAACAATGAAAGAGGATTATCTAGGCgttctttaaaaagataaaattttaatttgtcttttatttctcatGTTCATTAATTCAATGCTAACCATCGCGTATACTGTTATTATTAAGTTCCTTTCTAGGTCTCAAAGTTTATTCATGTAGTTGTAAAAGCGCATACCAACGTTTATCGATCTAAATTTTGGCTCTATTCTGTGGTAATGTTATGGCTAAAAGCTGCGCaatatctttaaaaaaaaattttaacttTATATACCCTTTACACAACAATAGAATTTCCCTAATTATTGTATATAATCGCAATATCAATCGACGATTTCCTTATGAATACAATCTTGGGCTAGCATTTTATCTATTAGGAGTGCATAAGTCTTTATCGTTCTTCGGTAAATAGAAAACCatgaaaatattcaaatacCTTATAATCAAAGTATGCATTTAACATAATGATAATATATTACTCAAATAAGTCAGAATGCGAAAACCGAATTGTAATAAAGAACTAATAAATAACAGAATGGAAAGTCACTTTGCCTTCTCGTGATGAATTCCTTTAAAACCACGGCTTATTCCTTTTCGCATTTTGTTCGTAAGGTTAGCCACCGAGGCAACCCCATCAACAGCAACATTACCTACAGTACTAATGCCTTTAAGAGGCATACCAACAATCGAAGCAGTCTGTCCAAGAATTCCTTCGACAAGAGAAGAATTTCCGGCGCGTTTGGAACGAAGGACCCATTTTGGGCTCAGAGTTATACGAAGATAAAGAACTCCTTGTTTGCTATCCAAAGGAATTTCATAGTTAGTCTGTTGTTGCTGTTGAAGAAGCTTGCAGTCGATTACACAAGAGCCCAAATGATCGTCCTTGTTACCAAAATCCCAATCAAAAACATTAGCAACAAAATTACAGGTTTGCTTGCAAGGAAGTTCGACCTCGAAACTTTCATTAAAAGTAGGATTTAACGTCCGCTTGTGCGTTTTAGTCCGGTACACTTCTTCTCCTTGCAACTCGAAAACAACGAAAGGATCAGACTTTCCATTGGAATCTGCGGCAGGGAGATCCGTGGCTTTTATGACATCGACGGTCATTTCTCCCATATTTTCGTACATTTCAACTTCCTCAAGTTTCACAGGAACAGGAGTTAGCCTAAAAGCGACCAAAATCGAAGCACCATCAGGAAATGCAATTTCCAGAGGTTTAGTAGCGCCTTTACTAATTAAATCGCGACTCAGCATAGTTTTGCTACCAACCTCCTTATCACCATCTAGCAGCTTGAAAGTACATTGAGAATATTCAAGTTGTCTGATGAAAGTATTGCCGTACTCATGCAGGGTAGCACCACCGGTGACGTTTAAGGCAGATGATAAGAAAATATGATGAGGTAAATCGTCTAAAAATATAGCTAACTCTTGGGCTGGCTTAGCTATTTTATACGAAATTATGTCGAAACCCATGAAGCCAGATTCAAAGTCTAAAGCTGCATTTACAGCTTCAGACGGCATAAGCAGTTCTGAAATCTTCTTTGGTTTTGAGGTTTTAACAGACGTAGACCCTCGAGAAGTTGAAGTGTTGTCGACTGCTGTAGGCGTTTTTTGGCTTTCCGGAAGCACTTCGATATTTACTTTATCAGTTGCAACAGTTGATGAAGCTTTAGGAGCGGGTGTCACATCAGGGCTGAGCGAGGTTGTGACAGCGGATGGGAAAAAGTCACATTTGAAAGTTATTGTTGCATTACCCTTTATACCCCGGGTAGAGGACAAAGGTACAGTTAGTTCTCGAGGGTCATGGTATTCCATTAAAGCACCATTTTCGCCTTgattgataaaatttgatatgTTGATAGGGGTCTGTCCAATGAGTTTGTCTTCACCAGATGAATTGTAATTCATCACTtgtaaaaagaagatgTCATGTTTGGTAATTACGGGTGCATACATGTATTCATCCCAAAACGGATTTACATTGCTAGCAATGACCACTGTCCTAAACTGTTTCGTATTGTGGGACATGATGCGTGCGTAAGAATCACATTTTTTACCAGGAATCTTAGAGTGCAAATTATTCGCCGAACGTAAATGGATACGAATTGCACCGATGGGAGTAGCAAGAGCCATCGAAGAAATACTGTCGTTATTTAACTGAGCAGGTTTCCACATAACAGACATACGTACTCTACCGGATGGAGCATGTTGTAATGGAAACCATAAAAGACCCGTCTTAGTAGCAGCAAACAAGTCCTGCAAAGATACATTAGCGGTCCCAAAAGGATGCTCTGATTCCTCCGTGAATATTTGAACACCCAGAGTAGCATTCTTCCCTTCTGGAAGAAGAGTACCAAAGGATTCTTCCCATGATGgattattgtttttcttaatCTTTCTGGTCGTATAGACTTCTTTATTGTTAATAATCAATTTGGCATAAGCGGTAGGTCGTTTCGATGGATCATTGCTAAGCTCTTTGCATTGATGCACAGTAAATTGCAGAACACCAGGGCCATCGACTTTAGTAATTTCTTCGCCAGAATCAGGCACAACTGCATGGAATTTCATGTCATAATTTAAACGACCAACAGTCTTGCCTTTTAAAGTCAATTCTACAAACGCATCATTTGTCACAGGCATAGCTTCCAGAGTAGCTAATGGTAGTACAGCACTGCCCAGAAGTTTGTCACTTCGAATATCGTTAAAATCATATACCTCCAAATTCAGGTTCTCTGAAAACGAATTCAAAACGGAATAAAAAGTTTCGTTGAATACCGGCGAACCAGTGTTGTGAGCCACTTTAGATTTACCAATAACACGATCCgctgaattttttataacaaCATATGGATCAACAGCTCCACCTAAACCGTCTTTAAAACCATCTCCCTTGCGTAACTTAAATTCTACGGCTCCGAGAGCAGTATTTAAGCCAGCGGCACCCATCATAGATTCGATATCCAGCTCATACACATTGGGACTGTACATCATTGGGCCCAACGTGTTATGTATCTGTTCGGTGATAAACGTAGTAAGACCCGGAATGTTGCCAATATCAAAACCAAACTTATCACCTCCGAGAGGTTTAAGAATGTAAGAGAAAACAGGTTTCTCGGTAAAAGTCAAACCGACAGTCTTGGCATACGGGTATTTATCAATAAGCTTTACTTTAACACGAAGGTTACCAGTGAAGGAAAGGTCCTCAATTAAAACAGGCATTTTAGCTGAAGCAATACTTTTTCCTATTTTCAAATCAAGAG
This portion of the Schizosaccharomyces pombe strain 972h- genome assembly, chromosome: I genome encodes:
- the rpb7 gene encoding DNA-directed RNA polymerase complex II subunit Rpb7, yielding MPFFLKELSLTISLHPSYFGPRMQDYLKAKLLADVEGTCSGQYGYIICVLDSNTIDIDKGRVVPGQGFAEFEVKYRAVLWRPFRGEVVDAIVTTVNKMGFFANIGPLNVFVSSHLVPPDMKFDPTANPPNYSGEDQVIEKGSNVRLKIVGTRTDATEIFAIATMKEDYLGVL
- the tcb3 gene encoding tricalbin — translated: MSSQAEPSKGASNADPNEKVEKMHLPTDTAGGGVKVKVKEQEASPSDKNNLNPQSAGVSEVQVQDDTGARGSGARDLKVPKQMQAPKSSEEKSDVDGVPTRPVSERELRKRDAMQFIQRHQKVRNILAQYCPWLTDERLQLCIELKILFMQHFQDSRLVLYTAVMSFLFGYLRFGFLSLFIIMAVCIQYYRICDRRVKVNFKDDYTRYLSTRKLENDSETVTWLNTFLQQFWYIFEPSLSERITEITDQILSENVPSFIDSMALSEFTLGTKSPRMGFIRSYPKTEEDTVMMDLRLAFSPNDISDLTGREIAACIKPKIALDLKIGKSIASAKMPVLIEDLSFTGNLRVKVKLIDKYPYAKTVGLTFTEKPVFSYILKPLGGDKFGFDIGNIPGLTTFITEQIHNTLGPMMYSPNVYELDIESMMGAAGLNTALGAVEFKLRKGDGFKDGLGGAVDPYVVIKNSADRVIGKSKVAHNTGSPVFNETFYSVLNSFSENLNLEVYDFNDIRSDKLLGSAVLPLATLEAMPVTNDAFVELTLKGKTVGRLNYDMKFHAVVPDSGEEITKVDGPGVLQFTVHQCKELSNDPSKRPTAYAKLIINNKEVYTTRKIKKNNNPSWEESFGTLLPEGKNATLGVQIFTEESEHPFGTANVSLQDLFAATKTGLLWFPLQHAPSGRVRMSVMWKPAQLNNDSISSMALATPIGAIRIHLRSANNLHSKIPGKKCDSYARIMSHNTKQFRTVVIASNVNPFWDEYMYAPVITKHDIFFLQVMNYNSSGEDKLIGQTPINISNFINQGENGALMEYHDPRELTVPLSSTRGIKGNATITFKCDFFPSAVTTSLSPDVTPAPKASSTVATDKVNIEVLPESQKTPTAVDNTSTSRGSTSVKTSKPKKISELLMPSEAVNAALDFESGFMGFDIISYKIAKPAQELAIFLDDLPHHIFLSSALNVTGGATLHEYGNTFIRQLEYSQCTFKLLDGDKEVGSKTMLSRDLISKGATKPLEIAFPDGASILVAFRLTPVPVKLEEVEMYENMGEMTVDVIKATDLPAADSNGKSDPFVVFELQGEEVYRTKTHKRTLNPTFNESFEVELPCKQTCNFVANVFDWDFGNKDDHLGSCVIDCKLLQQQQQTNYEIPLDSKQGVLYLRITLSPKWVLRSKRAGNSSLVEGILGQTASIVGMPLKGISTVGNVAVDGVASVANLTNKMRKGISRGFKGIHHEKAK